In Solanum pennellii chromosome 7, SPENNV200, the following are encoded in one genomic region:
- the LOC107024768 gene encoding uncharacterized protein LOC107024768 produces the protein MAKGTRSSDNSPTEMGELKEMMQNLAEKMGTLAGEVTNLKWLDQVVMELKEQFITNRESGRERTPVEGCPSTARHLDERIHHSEERSHRPRSPTSYNTHHSNFSRWSRMEFLRFTGEDLRSWLFKIEQYFSMENVAAEEKVTVAAMQLEGEAIQWHLSFMRYRQYLQPATWNEYVMAMVERFGNDFDDPMEEIKKVKQIGCVKEYQAVFERNLTRVNLSQENAISCFIGGLKHELNLAVKVTNPTTLAQVYRSARLQEAYIAAVRQPAQINSQLNSIRFTEQRNYNSKPILPTPGFGGSNGPRGMNRRTLSAEEMNEKRSKGLCYFCNEKYIPGHKCKTSKQLYLLEIDETGEFQESECLMEEHERQILEEESNTMELVQPAEHMEISMHALNGSLGYRTLKVTGYHSKKSLNILIDTGNSHNFIEPELVGQLGCEIRSTSPQLVAAANGNMRVDKMTTITWLLQGAEFTADFLLLPLGCCGVVLGVQWLLTLGDIKMNFRNLTMEFWYKGRKHLLREADNQKLTVGAGKLAKQSGNQSQLCMIQVMPMGSEEVKSHETDNVHDMKGDPNLLSSLSEFKKLFEEPACLPPSRGVFDHRIVLKAGTEPMNKRPYRYPSVKKDVIEGLVQQMLDQGIIQPSCSPFASPVVLVEERWVMETVC, from the coding sequence ATGGCGAAAGGAACAAGATCTTCTGATAATTCTCCAACAGAAATGGGGGAATTGAAGGAAATGATGCAGAATTTGGCAGAAAAAATGGGAACGTTGGCAGGGGAAGTTACAAACCTGAAGTGGTTGGATCAAGTGGTCATGGAATTGAAGGAACAATTTATCACTAATCGAGAATCTGGGAGGGAGAGAACTCCTGTAGAAGGTTGTCCTTCAACTGCAAGACATCTTGATGAAAGAATTCACCATTCTGAGGAGAGAAGTCACAGACCCAGGAGTCCTACCAGTTACAACACCCATCATTCAAACTTCTCAAGATGGTCCCGAATGGAATTCCTTAGGTTTACAGGGGAAGATCTGAGATCGTGGTTGTTCAAGATTGAACAAtatttttccatggaaaatgtagCTGCAGAGGAAAAGGTAACAGTGGCTGCAATGCAACTGGAAGGAGAAGCCATCCAATGGCATCTTTCTTTCATGAGATACAGACAGTACTTACAACCTGCTACTTGGAATGAATATGTGATGGCTATGGTTGAAAGGTTTGGGAATGATTTTGATGATCCCATGGAGGAGATAAAGAAGGTTAAACAGATAGGTTGTGTGAAGGAATACCAAGCTGTATTTGAAAGGAATTTGACAAGGGTGAATTTATCACAGGAAAATGCTATTAGTTGTTTCATTGGAGGACTGAAGCATGAACTGAATCTTGCTGTGAAAGTGACTAACCCCACTACATTGGCTCAAGTTTACAGAAGTGCAAGGCTACAAGAGGCTTATATAGCAGCAGTTAGACAACCTGCACAAATAAATTCTCAATTAAATTCAATAAGATTCACAGAACAAAGAAATTACAACAGCAAACCTATTCTTCCTACACCTGGATTTGGGGGTTCTAATGGGCCTAGAGGAATGAACAGGAGAACACTAAGTGCAGAGGAGATGAATGAGAAACGATCAAAAGGATTATGCTACTTCTGCAACGAGAAATACATTCCTGGACACAAGTGTAAGACTTCCAAACAGTTGTATCTATTAGAAATAGATGAAACAGGGGAATTCCAAGAAAGTGAATGTCTGATGGAGGAACACGAAAGGCAAatacttgaggaggaatctaaTACAATGGAACTGGTCCAGCCTGCAGAACATATGGAGATATCTATGCATGCACTAAATGGATCATTAGGATATAGAACTTTGAAAGTGACTGGTTATCATTCAAAGAAGAGCTTAAACATTTTGATAGATACTGGCAATTCTCACAATTTTATTGAACCTGAGTTGGTTGGTCAACTAGGTTGTGAGATCAGGTCTACTTCACCTCAGTTGGTTGCTGCAGCTAATGGCAACATGAGGGTGGACAAGATGACCACTATTACTTGGTTACTCCAAGGAGCTGAATTTACAGCTGATTTCTTACTGTTGCCACTTGGATGTTGTGGAGTAGTTTTGGGGGTCCAGTGGTTGCTAACTTTGGGAGATATAAAGATGAACTTCAGGAATCTGACCATGGAATTTTGGTACAAAGGAAGGAAGCATTTACTCAGGGAAGCTGACAACCAGAAGTTAACTGTTGGTGCTGGGAAGTTAGCAAAACAGTCAGGTAATCAATCTCAACTTTGTATGATTCAAGTAATGCCAATGGGAAGTGAAGAAGTGAAATCTCATGAGACAGACAATGTGCATGACATGAAAGGTGATCCTAATCTTTTATCCTCATTATCTGAATTTAAGAAATTGTTTGAAGAACCTGCTTGTTTACCCCCTTCAAGAGGTGTTTTTGATCATAGAATTGTGTTGAAAGCTGGGACGGAACCTATGAACAAGAGACCTTATAGGTATCCTTCAGTTAAAAAGGATGTTATTGAGGGGTTAGTTCAACAGATGTTAGATCAGGGGATTATTCAGCCTAGTTGTAGTCCATTTGCATCTCCTGTTGTATTGgttgaagaaagatgggtcaTGGAGACTGTGTGTTGA